In Amycolatopsis sp. EV170708-02-1, the following are encoded in one genomic region:
- a CDS encoding glycosyltransferase family 2 protein, with product MTSPAFAATMMLLLLWWPAHNLLLAAFAWRTGRPRRSVAARGEGLEFWIVIPALNEERVVGNTVRNALSLGTERNPVRVLVIDDGSDDGTPDVLREVTDRRLHVLRRDLPQARQGKGEALNAGYRYILRLCEAEGSVARTIVGIIDGDGRGSPGMLREVADVFGDRGVGAVQCRVRIHNRRSVLALLQDLEFGAVADASQSLRDLAGSVGMGGNGQFTRLGVLRRFDPAPWSDCLVEDLELGLRLHVAGIRMRYVKSAWVTQQGLVDLRRLLRQRTRWAQGNLQCARHLRELLASRHVGSIGLLDFLAYLVTPWLTVPLSLVVSLLFVGTLVASWSGVTLGGLIAPPSALPGAALIGAAVLLVPGVVWAVVHRLRLGEEPLRRCLLAGLLYPGFLVLGVVATWRALFRVVARRNSWTKTERLSEEPPEKVSA from the coding sequence ATGACGAGCCCGGCCTTCGCCGCGACCATGATGCTGTTGCTCCTGTGGTGGCCGGCGCACAATCTCCTGCTCGCGGCGTTCGCGTGGCGCACCGGGCGTCCGCGCCGGTCCGTGGCGGCGCGCGGCGAAGGGCTGGAGTTCTGGATCGTCATCCCGGCGCTCAACGAGGAACGCGTGGTCGGCAATACCGTCCGGAACGCGCTTTCCCTTGGCACGGAACGGAATCCGGTACGTGTCCTGGTGATCGACGACGGTTCGGACGACGGCACGCCCGATGTCCTCCGCGAGGTGACCGACCGGCGCCTGCACGTCCTGCGCCGTGATCTCCCGCAGGCGCGGCAGGGTAAAGGCGAGGCGTTGAACGCCGGTTACCGCTACATCCTCAGGCTGTGCGAAGCCGAGGGGAGCGTGGCGCGCACGATCGTCGGCATCATCGACGGCGACGGGCGGGGCAGCCCGGGAATGCTGCGCGAGGTGGCCGACGTGTTCGGCGACCGCGGGGTCGGCGCCGTGCAGTGCCGGGTGCGGATCCACAATCGGCGCAGTGTGCTCGCCCTGCTGCAGGATTTGGAGTTCGGCGCGGTCGCCGACGCGTCCCAAAGCCTGCGTGATCTCGCGGGCAGTGTCGGAATGGGCGGAAACGGGCAATTCACGAGACTTGGCGTGCTGCGTCGATTCGATCCGGCCCCGTGGTCGGACTGCCTGGTCGAGGATCTCGAACTCGGGCTGAGGCTGCACGTCGCCGGTATCCGGATGCGGTATGTGAAATCGGCATGGGTCACGCAACAGGGTCTCGTCGATCTGCGCCGGTTGCTGCGGCAGCGCACGCGATGGGCACAAGGCAATTTGCAATGTGCGAGACATTTGCGGGAATTGCTGGCTTCACGGCATGTCGGCAGTATCGGTCTCCTGGATTTCCTCGCCTATCTCGTGACCCCGTGGTTGACCGTGCCGTTGTCCTTGGTGGTCTCGCTGTTGTTCGTGGGCACGCTCGTCGCTTCCTGGTCGGGTGTCACGCTGGGCGGCCTGATCGCGCCACCCTCGGCGTTGCCCGGCGCGGCCCTGATCGGCGCCGCCGTGTTGCTGGTGCCGGGGGTGGTGTGGGCGGTCGTGCATCGGTTGCGGCTCGGCGAAGAACCCCTTCGCCGCTGTCTGCTCGCGGGCCTGCTCTACCCGGGATTCCTGGTGCTCGGTGTCGTCGCGACCTGGCGGGCGCTGTTCCGGGTGGTCGCCCGCCGCAACAGCTGGACCAAGACGGAACGGTTGAGCGAGGAGCCGCCTGAGAAGGTGTCCGCATGA